The Devosia sp. MC521 genome has a segment encoding these proteins:
- a CDS encoding L-serine ammonia-lyase, which yields MFLSVFDVFKIGVGPSSSHTMGPMSAAGRFLAELKRLDRPRAVGARPASIVATMHGSLAFTGVGHGTGRAVILGLCGQLPASVDPDQMDAMIAEVEATGEVRPEGHPAYRFRPAVDLIFDMKTPLPGHPNGMEFVARDQGGQVVYRQRYFSVGGGFVLSADELAAGPSADPRLVDVPFPFENAQTMLSMAEQSGLSIAQMKRANEERQMSRLELDRGLDAIWAAMNGCILRGMEQDGTLPGGLKVHRRAKKLHEQLQASQRQNMPSPTAANDWLCLYAMAVNEENAAEGRVVTAPTNGAAGVVPAVLKYTEQFLPGMGRSQIHDFLLTAAAVGGLIKHNASISGAEVGCQGEVGSASAMAAAAICAVMGGTPRQVENAAEIALEHHLGMTCDPVKGLVQIPCIERNAFGAVKAITAASLALRGDGEHVVSLDACVETMRQTGLDMSERYKETSLAGLAANVTVC from the coding sequence ATGTTTCTGTCGGTTTTTGACGTTTTCAAAATTGGTGTTGGCCCCTCAAGCTCCCATACGATGGGACCTATGTCGGCGGCTGGACGGTTCCTTGCAGAACTCAAGCGTCTCGATCGTCCGCGAGCGGTGGGTGCGCGTCCCGCTTCGATAGTGGCGACGATGCATGGCTCTCTCGCATTTACGGGCGTCGGGCACGGCACCGGGCGCGCGGTTATTCTGGGCCTTTGTGGTCAGTTGCCAGCGAGTGTCGACCCGGACCAGATGGACGCCATGATTGCCGAGGTCGAGGCGACTGGCGAAGTGCGGCCCGAGGGGCATCCGGCGTATCGCTTTAGGCCGGCGGTCGATCTGATTTTTGATATGAAAACGCCCTTGCCCGGGCATCCCAATGGCATGGAGTTTGTGGCGCGCGATCAGGGCGGGCAGGTGGTCTATCGGCAACGCTATTTCTCTGTCGGGGGCGGCTTTGTGCTGAGCGCCGATGAGCTGGCTGCTGGGCCAAGCGCCGACCCCCGGCTGGTTGATGTGCCGTTTCCGTTCGAAAATGCGCAGACCATGCTGTCTATGGCGGAGCAATCGGGCCTATCCATCGCGCAGATGAAGCGGGCGAATGAAGAGCGGCAGATGAGCCGGTTGGAATTGGACCGAGGGCTCGACGCGATTTGGGCGGCGATGAACGGCTGTATTCTGCGCGGGATGGAGCAGGATGGGACCTTACCCGGCGGACTTAAAGTCCATCGGCGGGCGAAAAAGCTCCATGAGCAATTGCAGGCGTCGCAGCGCCAAAACATGCCCTCACCAACGGCCGCCAATGATTGGCTTTGCCTCTATGCCATGGCGGTGAATGAAGAGAATGCGGCTGAAGGGCGGGTGGTGACTGCCCCGACCAATGGCGCGGCGGGCGTGGTTCCGGCCGTGTTGAAGTATACCGAGCAGTTCCTGCCCGGCATGGGGCGGAGCCAAATCCATGACTTCCTTCTTACCGCTGCCGCTGTTGGCGGGCTGATCAAGCACAATGCTTCGATTTCAGGCGCGGAGGTCGGGTGCCAAGGTGAGGTGGGTTCGGCCTCTGCTATGGCGGCGGCGGCGATATGCGCCGTAATGGGCGGCACGCCCCGGCAGGTTGAGAATGCGGCCGAGATCGCGCTCGAACACCACCTCGGCATGACCTGCGACCCGGTCAAAGGTCTGGTGCAGATTCCGTGCATTGAGCGCAATGCGTTTGGCGCGGTGAAGGCGATTACGGCCGCGTCGCTGGCGTTGCGGGGGGACGGCGAGCACGTTGTGTCCCTCGATGCTTGCGTTGAAACCATGCGGCAGACGGGCTTGGATATGAGCGAACGCTACAAGGAAACGAGCCTTGCGGGGCTGGCGGCGAATGTGACTGTCTGCTGA
- a CDS encoding Tim44 domain-containing protein, translating into MFASRSFRFASVFAVLVMAFSMVAVGEAEARKGGSFGSRGGRTFQQPAVTQTAPNAAAPVQRSMTPNQQANNPAAGAAQSAARPGGFMSGFGGSLMRGLMLGGLIGLLMGGGLGGMGGIMAMIVQIAVIGGVIWLAMRIFGRRRQPQAAAANGYAAPQYEVPQPEAQQHTTARQGENRLEGLLGNFGRGGSAKAPADPNELGIGMEDLEIFESMLTRVQAAFSNENYAALRALTTPEIMGYLSEELATNATNGVKNEVTDVTLLQGDMAESWREGQTEYATVAMRYSAIDFVRERSSGRVVEGDENEPSESTELWTFVRPVGGTWQLSAIQEA; encoded by the coding sequence ATGTTCGCTTCCCGGAGCTTCCGGTTCGCTAGTGTCTTCGCCGTATTGGTTATGGCGTTCTCCATGGTAGCCGTTGGCGAAGCTGAGGCCCGTAAGGGTGGCAGTTTTGGTAGCCGTGGTGGCCGCACCTTCCAACAGCCTGCTGTAACGCAGACCGCGCCAAATGCTGCGGCTCCCGTTCAGCGCTCGATGACCCCGAACCAGCAGGCGAATAACCCTGCCGCTGGCGCGGCCCAGAGCGCAGCGCGTCCGGGCGGCTTTATGAGCGGTTTCGGTGGCTCGCTTATGCGCGGTCTCATGCTCGGCGGTCTGATCGGCTTGCTCATGGGCGGCGGTCTCGGCGGGATGGGTGGCATCATGGCCATGATCGTGCAGATCGCCGTTATCGGTGGCGTGATCTGGCTGGCTATGCGTATTTTCGGTCGTCGTCGTCAGCCACAGGCTGCCGCGGCAAACGGCTATGCAGCACCACAGTATGAGGTTCCACAGCCAGAAGCGCAGCAGCACACCACTGCACGTCAGGGCGAAAACCGTCTCGAAGGCCTTTTGGGCAACTTCGGTCGCGGTGGTTCGGCAAAGGCCCCGGCTGATCCGAACGAGCTCGGCATTGGCATGGAAGACCTCGAAATCTTCGAAAGCATGCTGACCCGCGTTCAGGCGGCGTTCTCGAACGAAAACTATGCTGCTCTGCGCGCGCTCACCACGCCAGAAATCATGGGTTATCTTTCGGAAGAACTCGCGACCAACGCCACCAACGGCGTGAAGAACGAAGTGACCGATGTGACCCTGCTGCAGGGTGACATGGCCGAAAGCTGGCGCGAAGGCCAGACTGAATACGCAACCGTTGCGATGCGCTATTCGGCTATCGACTTCGTGCGTGAACGTTCGAGCGGTCGCGTTGTTGAGGGCGACGAGAACGAGCCAAGCGAAAGCACCGAACTCTGGACCTTCGTTCGTCCAGTCGGTGGCACCTGGCAGTTGTCGGCTATTCAGGAAGCGTAA